Proteins from a single region of Deinococcus sp. YIM 134068:
- the fba gene encoding class II fructose-1,6-bisphosphate aldolase, protein MLVTGNDILVPARAGKYGVGAFNTNNMEITQAIIHTAERLRSPVIVQMSEGAIKYGGQDLANIVIDIATRATVPVALHLDHGSSYENALKAIRMGFTSVMIDASHHGFEENVHETRRVVEAAHAMGISVESELGRLGGIEEHIVVDEKDAFLTDPDEAVRFVEETGTDYLAIAIGTSHGAYKGKGRPYIDQARIERIGDLVSIPLVAHGSSGVPAEIVGRFRTSGGEIGEAAGIADEDLGLATQHGIAKVNVDTDLRLAMTVGVREVLTKTPKEFDPRKVFGPAREVMSSVIEHKMRVLGSVGKA, encoded by the coding sequence ATGCTCGTGACCGGCAACGACATCCTGGTTCCCGCCCGCGCAGGCAAGTACGGCGTCGGCGCGTTCAACACCAACAACATGGAGATCACCCAGGCGATCATCCACACCGCAGAACGGCTGCGCTCCCCCGTGATCGTGCAGATGTCGGAGGGCGCGATCAAGTACGGCGGGCAGGACCTCGCCAACATCGTCATCGACATCGCCACCCGCGCCACCGTGCCCGTCGCCCTCCACCTCGACCACGGCTCGTCCTACGAGAACGCGCTGAAGGCGATCAGGATGGGCTTCACCTCCGTCATGATCGACGCCTCGCACCACGGTTTCGAGGAGAACGTCCACGAGACGCGCCGGGTCGTTGAGGCCGCGCACGCGATGGGCATCAGCGTCGAGTCCGAACTCGGTCGCCTCGGCGGTATCGAGGAACATATCGTCGTGGACGAGAAGGACGCCTTCCTGACCGACCCCGACGAGGCCGTGCGTTTCGTGGAGGAGACGGGCACCGACTACCTCGCCATCGCCATCGGCACCTCGCACGGGGCGTACAAGGGCAAGGGCCGCCCCTACATCGATCAGGCGCGCATCGAGCGGATCGGCGACCTCGTGAGCATCCCCCTCGTCGCGCACGGGTCGAGCGGCGTGCCCGCCGAGATCGTGGGCCGCTTCCGCACCTCCGGCGGGGAAATCGGCGAGGCGGCGGGCATCGCGGACGAGGACCTGGGCCTCGCCACCCAGCACGGCATCGCCAAAGTCAACGTGGACACCGACCTCCGGCTCGCCATGACCGTCGGCGTGCGCGAGGTGCTGACGAAGACCCCCAAGGAGTTCGACCCCCGCAAGGTCTTCGGCCCCGCCCGCGAGGTCATGAGCAGCGTCATCGAGCACAAGATGCGGGTGCTCGGCAGCGTCGGCAAGGCGTAA
- a CDS encoding aminotransferase-like domain-containing protein encodes MTASTLPVPDFTARLSDRARRMNASAIREILKITQEPDVISFAGGLPAPELFPIEDVRRATDAVLTRYGAAALQYSTTEGHPPLRRWIAGRAGIGPENVQIVTGSQQGLDLLGKILISEGDVVLVESPTYLGALQSFQPYGPRYVQLPTDDHGIDTDALEEVLASQPAKLLYAIPNFQNPTGRTLSLERRRHLLELTAQYGVLVIEDDPYGKLRFTGEELPNLYDLALEMMGGPERSHVIYSGSFSKTLVPGLRDAWVQAARPIIEKLVQAKQGADLHTPTLNQMIVAELVDDVLPRQIERVKRAYGQRARDMVARIQEHLPAGIEHTTPEGGMFLWVTLPEGIDTQPMLARAVERKVAYVPGSPFFALGGGANTMRLSYSSATPEQIDRGLRALGETIREAMD; translated from the coding sequence ATGACAGCCTCCACCCTGCCCGTGCCCGACTTCACGGCGCGGCTCTCCGACCGGGCGCGGCGCATGAACGCGAGCGCCATCCGCGAAATCCTCAAGATCACTCAGGAACCCGACGTGATCTCCTTCGCGGGGGGCCTCCCCGCCCCCGAACTCTTCCCCATCGAGGACGTGCGGCGGGCCACCGACGCCGTGCTCACCCGCTACGGGGCGGCGGCGCTGCAATACTCCACCACCGAGGGGCACCCGCCACTGAGGCGCTGGATCGCGGGGCGTGCGGGCATCGGGCCGGAGAACGTGCAGATCGTGACGGGCAGCCAGCAGGGGCTGGACCTCCTGGGCAAAATCCTGATCTCGGAGGGGGACGTGGTGCTGGTGGAGTCGCCCACGTACCTGGGGGCGTTACAGTCCTTCCAGCCCTACGGCCCGCGCTACGTGCAGCTTCCCACCGACGACCACGGCATCGACACGGACGCGCTGGAGGAGGTGCTGGCCTCCCAGCCCGCCAAGCTGCTGTACGCCATCCCCAACTTCCAGAACCCGACGGGCCGCACCCTGAGTCTGGAGCGCCGCCGCCACCTGCTGGAGCTGACGGCGCAGTACGGCGTGCTCGTCATCGAGGACGACCCCTACGGCAAGCTGCGCTTCACGGGCGAGGAGCTGCCGAACCTCTACGACCTCGCGCTGGAGATGATGGGCGGGCCGGAGCGCAGCCACGTCATCTACTCGGGGTCCTTTTCCAAGACGCTCGTGCCCGGACTGCGTGACGCGTGGGTGCAGGCGGCCCGGCCCATCATCGAGAAGCTCGTGCAGGCCAAGCAGGGGGCCGACCTCCACACGCCGACCCTGAACCAGATGATCGTCGCCGAACTCGTGGACGACGTGCTGCCGCGCCAGATCGAGCGTGTGAAGCGGGCCTACGGGCAGCGGGCGCGGGACATGGTGGCGCGCATTCAGGAGCACCTCCCGGCGGGGATAGAACACACCACCCCCGAGGGCGGCATGTTCCTGTGGGTCACGCTGCCGGAGGGCATCGACACCCAGCCCATGCTCGCGCGGGCGGTGGAGCGCAAGGTCGCCTACGTGCCCGGCAGCCCCTTCTTCGCGCTCGGCGGCGGGGCGAACACCATGCGCCTGAGCTATTCGAGCGCCACGCCGGAGCAGATCGACCGGGGCCTGCGGGCGTTGGGCGAGACGATCCGGGAGGCGATGGACTGA
- the murI gene encoding glutamate racemase, with amino-acid sequence MSADRPLGVFDSGVGGLSVLAELRRELPGEGFLYLADTAHVPIGALPDETIRDLTARAVAALHARGAKGVVVACNTASAFSLMHLRERYGAGRDPFPIIGLVPAVKPAVAATRSGVVGVLATPGTLRGSLLRDVIRQWADPGGVRVLTAVSADLVPLVELGRADGAEARAVLREVLTPLAEAGADQLVLGCTHYPFLAGSIRAEFGETFALVDSGAAVARHTRNVLCGAGLLRAEEGPGTVSYLVTGDPEASRTVITTLVGEGGQNVSVMQVST; translated from the coding sequence ATGAGCGCAGACCGCCCACTCGGAGTCTTCGACAGCGGCGTGGGCGGCCTGAGCGTCCTCGCGGAGCTGCGGCGGGAGCTGCCGGGCGAGGGCTTCCTGTATCTGGCGGACACGGCCCATGTGCCCATCGGGGCGCTGCCGGACGAGACCATCCGTGACCTGACGGCGCGGGCGGTGGCCGCACTCCACGCGCGGGGAGCAAAGGGCGTCGTCGTCGCGTGCAACACGGCCTCGGCATTCAGCCTGATGCACCTGCGGGAGCGGTACGGGGCGGGCCGGGACCCCTTCCCGATCATCGGCCTCGTTCCTGCCGTGAAGCCCGCCGTGGCCGCCACCCGGTCGGGCGTGGTGGGCGTGCTGGCGACCCCCGGCACTCTGCGCGGCTCGCTCCTGCGCGACGTGATCCGGCAGTGGGCCGACCCCGGCGGGGTGCGGGTCCTCACCGCCGTCAGCGCCGACCTCGTGCCGCTCGTGGAATTGGGGCGGGCGGACGGCGCGGAGGCGCGGGCGGTGCTGAGAGAAGTCCTGACGCCGCTCGCGGAGGCCGGGGCCGATCAACTCGTCCTGGGCTGCACCCATTATCCCTTCCTCGCGGGGAGCATCCGCGCCGAGTTCGGGGAGACCTTCGCGCTCGTGGACAGCGGGGCGGCGGTCGCGCGGCACACCCGGAACGTGCTGTGCGGGGCCGGGCTGCTGCGGGCGGAGGAGGGGCCGGGCACTGTCTCCTACCTCGTGACGGGCGACCCGGAGGCGTCCCGGACCGTGATCACCACGCTCGTGGGCGAAGGCGGGCAGAATGTGTCTGTTATGCAGGTAAGCACTTGA
- the rph gene encoding ribonuclease PH — translation MTLSLPARTGRDALTPRPLTVERGVNPHAPGSAHLKLGRTEILATVSVEDKPAPHMRGKKEGWLTAEYAMLPRATTDRQARERNLQNGRRHEIQRLLGRALRASVDLRHFRNQTLYVDCDVLVADGGTRVASVLAGYAALHDLSDRLILLGKLSEWPITHVVGAASVGLVGDELRVDLDYAEDRVARADLNVVATDSGLLIEAQGGAEEGPITPGEYVRLLTAGAEAVRGLLGELQRQL, via the coding sequence TTGACCCTTTCCCTTCCCGCCCGCACGGGCCGCGACGCCCTGACTCCCCGACCACTGACGGTGGAACGCGGGGTGAATCCGCACGCGCCCGGCAGCGCGCACCTCAAGCTCGGGCGCACCGAGATTCTCGCCACCGTCTCCGTGGAAGACAAGCCCGCTCCGCACATGCGCGGCAAGAAGGAGGGCTGGCTCACCGCCGAGTACGCCATGCTTCCGCGCGCCACGACCGACCGTCAGGCCCGCGAGCGCAACCTCCAGAATGGCCGCCGCCACGAGATTCAGCGCCTGCTCGGGCGGGCGCTGCGGGCGTCGGTGGACCTGCGCCACTTCCGCAACCAGACGCTCTATGTGGACTGCGACGTGCTCGTGGCCGACGGCGGCACCCGCGTCGCCAGTGTTCTGGCCGGGTATGCGGCCCTCCACGACCTCTCCGACCGGCTGATCCTGTTGGGCAAGCTCTCGGAGTGGCCGATCACCCACGTCGTCGGGGCGGCGAGCGTCGGCCTCGTCGGCGACGAGTTGCGCGTGGACCTCGACTACGCCGAGGACCGGGTGGCCCGCGCCGACCTGAACGTGGTCGCCACCGACTCGGGGCTGCTGATCGAGGCGCAGGGCGGGGCGGAGGAGGGGCCGATCACGCCGGGGGAGTACGTGCGGCTGCTCACGGCGGGGGCGGAGGCGGTGCGGGGGCTGCTGGGGGAGTTGCAGCGGCAGCTTTGA
- a CDS encoding TolC family protein, which translates to MKRVLATLSLALLLPTAAAQTSVTVTRAVTSALAGGTDVRTAQANLEKATATNRAAQADPSTLAAAKLAAQNAQALATVQLRAARLSTLQNTVTAYTALLESQENVELQTLQVQVDRKALQVAQVKLSVSNATQLDVQRAQNTLSGSTQDLADARAQVNLASARLATLTALGSNVRAAALTGVPTLKTSLATLRSALNANLTGVVSAQQAVTEAQLDVRLADNDFTPARTLADARTTLANAQRTLDAAQKNAGTTLASAYQTAQNAAEQLRVAQSREAAAQRAYTQDAARLRSGTISAVTLQETQLALKQAQYARVQAQDAVLESLAALSVAAGQNLTGIGGTL; encoded by the coding sequence GTGAAGCGCGTCCTCGCCACCCTCTCCCTCGCCCTGCTCCTTCCCACCGCCGCCGCCCAGACCAGCGTGACCGTCACCCGCGCCGTCACCTCCGCCCTCGCGGGCGGCACGGACGTGCGGACGGCGCAGGCCAACCTGGAGAAGGCGACCGCCACCAACCGCGCCGCCCAGGCCGACCCCAGCACCCTCGCCGCCGCGAAGCTCGCCGCGCAGAACGCGCAGGCCCTCGCCACGGTGCAACTGCGAGCGGCCCGCCTCTCGACCCTTCAGAACACCGTCACGGCCTACACCGCCCTGCTGGAGTCGCAGGAGAACGTGGAACTCCAGACGTTGCAGGTGCAGGTGGACCGCAAGGCCCTGCAAGTCGCCCAGGTCAAGCTCAGCGTGAGCAATGCCACTCAATTGGACGTGCAGCGGGCGCAGAACACCCTCTCCGGCAGCACCCAGGACCTCGCCGACGCCCGCGCCCAGGTCAACCTCGCCTCCGCGCGCCTCGCCACCCTGACCGCGCTGGGGAGCAACGTGCGGGCGGCGGCCCTGACGGGCGTGCCCACCCTCAAGACCAGCCTCGCCACCCTTCGCTCGGCCCTGAACGCCAACCTCACGGGCGTGGTGAGCGCCCAGCAGGCCGTGACGGAGGCGCAGCTCGACGTGCGGCTCGCCGACAACGACTTCACGCCCGCCCGCACCCTCGCGGACGCGCGCACGACGCTGGCGAACGCCCAGCGCACCCTCGACGCCGCGCAGAAGAACGCGGGCACCACGCTGGCGAGCGCCTACCAGACGGCCCAGAACGCCGCCGAACAGCTCCGGGTGGCCCAGAGCCGTGAGGCCGCCGCGCAACGGGCTTATACGCAGGACGCCGCCCGCCTGAGGAGCGGCACGATCAGCGCCGTCACCCTTCAGGAGACGCAACTGGCGCTCAAGCAGGCCCAGTACGCCCGCGTGCAGGCACAGGACGCGGTGCTCGAATCGCTCGCGGCCCTCTCGGTGGCGGCAGGCCAGAACCTGACGGGCATCGGCGGAACACTGTAG
- a CDS encoding TolC family protein yields MTLPLTPPARAPGARLALTLALALGVGGAGAQTSQTTTPARTTQTQTTTTQTTTQTTTQTGTTLTLDAALARLAQAPSVTQAQLSVQVAQQNLNAARSALGLSVSVTGSTTYTGGYTTTGDDGTTSATAASLGGSAGVQASLGLLPWSSGQSTLRLAQRSLTLAQASLQAAGASARLNVYQQYLAAVVAQRDVALATDTVALRQRQLEIAQTRRAQNNATQEDVLTAQANVQLAQASLLEARSNLEVARLNLAAVLNQTLTGVTFSTTPASTFTLPDLNTLVTRARTATVDVVDAQNDLAAAQETLEEQRRNARLPDLTASLRYGPASSGGVNASVSVLEGDAAVGYSVPFGGSGVSATNRVVASVTGSYVVYSPALRAQISAAEANVTQAQLTLNVAQQNAELNVRTLYSTAQTNITALQTSATQVEVAQATLTAARARLAAGTGTADAVTSAQIALAQAQRDLVQARVTVQLALIRLVNAAGGTQ; encoded by the coding sequence ATGACCCTCCCCCTCACCCCGCCCGCCCGCGCCCCCGGTGCGCGCCTCGCCCTGACGCTCGCCCTCGCGCTCGGTGTGGGCGGCGCGGGGGCGCAGACCAGTCAGACCACGACCCCGGCGCGGACGACCCAGACCCAGACCACGACGACTCAGACCACGACCCAGACGACCACCCAGACGGGCACGACCCTCACGCTGGACGCCGCGCTCGCCCGACTCGCTCAGGCCCCCAGCGTCACCCAGGCGCAGCTCAGTGTGCAGGTCGCGCAACAGAACCTGAACGCGGCCCGCAGTGCCCTCGGCCTGAGCGTGAGCGTGACGGGCAGCACGACCTACACGGGCGGCTACACGACCACGGGGGACGACGGCACGACGAGCGCCACGGCAGCGAGCCTCGGCGGAAGTGCGGGCGTGCAGGCGAGCCTCGGGCTGCTGCCGTGGTCGAGCGGGCAGTCCACCCTGCGCCTCGCGCAGCGCAGCCTGACGCTCGCGCAGGCCAGCCTTCAGGCGGCGGGGGCGAGCGCGCGGCTCAACGTGTATCAGCAGTACCTCGCCGCCGTCGTCGCCCAGCGGGACGTGGCCCTCGCCACCGACACCGTGGCCCTGCGCCAGCGCCAACTGGAAATTGCCCAGACCCGCCGGGCGCAGAACAACGCCACCCAGGAGGACGTGCTCACCGCGCAGGCGAACGTGCAGCTTGCCCAGGCGTCGTTACTGGAGGCGCGCAGCAACCTCGAAGTCGCCCGCCTGAACCTCGCGGCGGTGCTGAATCAGACGCTGACGGGCGTGACCTTCTCCACCACGCCAGCAAGCACCTTCACCCTGCCGGACCTGAATACCCTCGTCACCCGCGCCCGCACGGCTACGGTGGATGTCGTGGACGCGCAAAACGACCTCGCCGCCGCCCAGGAGACGCTGGAGGAGCAGCGGCGCAACGCCCGCCTCCCCGACCTGACGGCCAGCCTGCGTTACGGCCCGGCGAGCAGCGGCGGCGTGAACGCGAGCGTCAGCGTGCTGGAGGGCGACGCGGCGGTGGGCTACAGCGTGCCCTTCGGCGGCAGCGGCGTGAGTGCCACCAACCGGGTCGTCGCCAGCGTGACGGGGAGTTACGTGGTCTACTCACCCGCCCTGCGCGCCCAGATTTCCGCCGCCGAGGCGAACGTGACCCAGGCGCAGCTCACCCTGAACGTGGCCCAGCAGAACGCCGAGCTGAACGTCCGCACCCTCTACAGCACCGCCCAGACGAACATCACCGCCCTGCAAACGAGCGCCACGCAGGTGGAGGTCGCCCAGGCCACCCTCACCGCCGCGCGCGCCCGCCTCGCCGCCGGGACGGGCACCGCCGACGCCGTGACGAGCGCCCAGATCGCCCTCGCCCAGGCCCAGCGCGACCTCGTGCAGGCCCGCGTCACCGTGCAACTCGCCCTCATCCGCCTTGTCAACGCCGCCGGAGGCACCCAGTGA
- a CDS encoding response regulator transcription factor produces MSALILIVEDEPQLAEVLEAYARQEGYRTERAGDGHTALTAYRAASPDLILLDIMLPGRSGLDVLKTVRADGSTPVILVTARAEETDQIVGLELGADDYVVKPFRPREVMARVKAVLRRVNAAEGDTERPLRVGPLEVDRRAVVARVNGQPLNLTPAEFRLLAHLAQVPGRAFTREELLAAALPDSDALERVVDAHLASVRRKLDAVRAGGLLHTVRGVGYRLEASA; encoded by the coding sequence ATGAGTGCCCTGATCCTGATTGTGGAGGATGAACCCCAGCTCGCGGAGGTGCTGGAGGCCTACGCGCGGCAGGAGGGCTACCGCACCGAGCGGGCGGGGGACGGCCATACCGCCCTGACCGCCTACCGCGCCGCCAGCCCCGACCTGATCCTGCTCGACATCATGCTGCCGGGCCGCAGCGGCCTCGACGTGCTCAAGACCGTGCGCGCCGACGGCTCGACGCCCGTCATCCTCGTGACGGCCCGCGCGGAGGAGACCGACCAGATCGTCGGCCTCGAACTCGGCGCGGACGACTATGTGGTCAAGCCCTTCCGCCCGCGCGAGGTGATGGCGCGCGTCAAGGCCGTGCTGCGCCGGGTGAACGCCGCCGAGGGCGACACCGAACGCCCCCTGCGGGTCGGGCCGTTGGAAGTGGACCGCCGGGCGGTCGTGGCGCGGGTGAACGGGCAGCCCCTGAATCTGACGCCCGCCGAGTTCCGGCTGCTCGCGCACCTGGCGCAGGTGCCGGGGCGGGCCTTTACCCGCGAGGAACTCCTCGCCGCCGCCCTGCCCGACAGCGACGCGCTGGAGCGGGTGGTGGACGCGCACCTCGCCTCCGTGCGCCGCAAGCTCGACGCCGTGCGGGCGGGCGGGCTGCTTCATACCGTGCGCGGGGTGGGCTACCGCCTGGAGGCGTCCGCTTGA
- a CDS encoding sensor histidine kinase — translation MTPAPPPPGAGWRGPSLAVTLMFAMLLTVALAVGGMFLFSNLAVQREVARLPPEVQAYLRAREEAQRLGQELAPSPFAPEIRIGEADREGLPPGQSSAGVSGTVPLPNGMVITVTDGQRESEPRRRDDGAFPAVLNPRTQDFVRDVQTSLVQAGLLAAAAAATLGLLLARRVARPVTAVSLAAARLAGGDLEARAPVLSGEREVADLARTFNEMAVSLQALERERQQAVADIAHELRTPIAIMQARLDALEDGVYPLSPEQIALLSGQTQLLTRLVGDLRTLTLADAGRLGLHMQEVDLAALAGQVVRDLSDRAGARGVSLTLAAHPAPLTADPDRVRQIAANLIENALRHARAHVEVCVEQGAGAARLHVDDDGPGIPEEGRDLVFTRFTRLDESRARDTGGSGLGLAIVRALALAHGGQASAGESPLGGARFTVVLPVRGEE, via the coding sequence TTGACCCCAGCCCCTCCCCCGCCGGGTGCCGGGTGGCGCGGGCCGAGCCTCGCCGTCACCCTGATGTTCGCCATGCTGCTCACGGTGGCGCTGGCGGTGGGCGGGATGTTCCTCTTCTCCAACCTCGCCGTGCAGCGCGAGGTCGCCCGGCTGCCGCCCGAGGTGCAGGCTTACCTGCGCGCCCGCGAGGAGGCCCAGCGCCTCGGGCAGGAACTCGCGCCCAGCCCCTTCGCTCCCGAAATCCGCATCGGTGAGGCCGACCGCGAGGGGTTGCCGCCGGGACAATCCAGCGCGGGCGTGAGTGGCACCGTCCCCCTACCAAACGGCATGGTGATCACGGTGACGGACGGGCAGCGCGAGTCGGAACCCCGCCGCCGCGACGACGGGGCCTTCCCGGCGGTCCTCAATCCCCGGACGCAGGACTTCGTGCGCGACGTGCAGACGAGCCTCGTGCAGGCGGGCCTGCTCGCGGCGGCGGCGGCGGCGACGCTGGGGCTGCTCCTCGCGCGGCGGGTGGCGCGGCCCGTCACGGCGGTCTCCCTGGCCGCCGCGCGGCTGGCAGGCGGGGACCTGGAGGCCCGCGCGCCCGTGCTGAGCGGCGAGCGCGAGGTGGCCGACCTCGCCCGGACCTTCAACGAGATGGCAGTCAGCCTGCAAGCCCTGGAGCGCGAGCGCCAGCAGGCGGTGGCCGACATCGCCCATGAATTGAGGACGCCCATCGCCATCATGCAGGCCCGGCTGGACGCGCTGGAGGACGGCGTGTACCCCCTCTCCCCCGAGCAGATCGCCCTGCTGAGCGGGCAAACGCAACTCCTGACCCGCCTCGTCGGTGATCTGCGGACGCTGACCCTCGCCGACGCGGGGCGGCTGGGGCTGCACATGCAGGAGGTGGACCTCGCCGCCCTCGCCGGACAGGTCGTGCGCGACCTCAGCGACCGGGCCGGGGCGCGCGGCGTGAGCCTGACCCTGGCCGCCCACCCCGCCCCCCTCACCGCCGACCCCGACCGGGTGCGCCAGATCGCCGCCAACCTCATTGAGAACGCCCTGCGCCACGCCCGCGCCCATGTGGAGGTGTGCGTGGAGCAGGGGGCAGGGGCCGCCCGCCTCCACGTGGACGACGACGGCCCCGGCATCCCCGAGGAGGGCCGCGACCTCGTGTTCACCCGCTTCACCCGCCTCGACGAGAGCCGCGCCCGCGACACGGGCGGCAGCGGCCTCGGCCTCGCCATCGTCCGTGCGCTGGCCCTCGCTCATGGAGGACAGGCGAGCGCGGGGGAGTCGCCGCTGGGGGGGGCGAGGTTCACGGTGGTGTTGCCGGTGAGGGGTGAGGAGTGA
- a CDS encoding Rieske 2Fe-2S domain-containing protein — MGERVRVGAEAELPEGSQTEVQVDGVGVVVVRYEGAFYALRNNCTHQKYPLLGGEVSQGRITCEKHGAKFELATGKAKTLPAVKAVQIYGTVVEDGEVYVLPL, encoded by the coding sequence ATGGGTGAACGGGTCAGGGTCGGCGCGGAGGCGGAGTTGCCGGAGGGCAGCCAGACGGAGGTGCAGGTGGACGGCGTGGGCGTGGTCGTCGTGCGCTATGAGGGCGCGTTCTATGCCCTGCGGAACAACTGCACCCACCAGAAATACCCGCTGCTGGGCGGCGAGGTGAGCCAGGGCCGCATCACCTGCGAGAAACATGGAGCAAAGTTTGAGCTGGCGACGGGCAAGGCAAAGACCCTCCCCGCCGTGAAGGCGGTGCAGATTTACGGCACGGTGGTGGAGGACGGCGAGGTGTACGTCCTGCCGCTTTAG
- the mqnB gene encoding futalosine hydrolase, whose product MNVLVIVATAGEAARLADLPTCVVVSGVGPVAAALATQQALLTSDFDLAVSAGIGGAYPGSGLVPGDLAVSGVIVQADLGAQDGAAFLDLAALGLSVLPDSPHAGVFSVWEGAADLAGRLGAPCGPTLTLNTVTGTAERAQALARVYPDALTEGMEGAGVAHAALLAGVPALELRGVSNPVGPRDRAAWRIGEALAATRRGLEELLGL is encoded by the coding sequence GTGAATGTCCTCGTCATCGTGGCGACCGCCGGAGAGGCTGCCCGCCTCGCTGATCTGCCCACCTGCGTGGTCGTGAGTGGGGTCGGTCCGGTCGCGGCGGCGCTCGCTACCCAGCAAGCCTTACTCACGAGCGACTTTGACCTCGCCGTGAGCGCGGGCATCGGCGGGGCGTATCCCGGCAGCGGCCTCGTCCCCGGCGACCTCGCCGTGTCGGGCGTGATCGTGCAGGCCGACCTGGGGGCACAGGACGGGGCGGCCTTCCTCGACCTCGCGGCGCTGGGGTTGTCCGTGTTGCCCGACTCGCCGCACGCAGGCGTTTTCTCCGTCTGGGAGGGCGCGGCGGACCTTGCCGGGCGACTCGGTGCCCCCTGCGGTCCGACCCTCACCCTGAACACGGTGACGGGGACGGCGGAACGTGCCCAAGCCCTCGCCCGGGTTTATCCTGACGCGCTCACCGAGGGGATGGAGGGGGCGGGGGTGGCCCACGCGGCGCTGCTGGCGGGCGTTCCGGCGCTGGAGCTGCGGGGCGTGAGCAATCCCGTGGGGCCGCGTGACCGGGCGGCGTGGCGCATCGGGGAGGCATTGGCCGCCACCCGGCGCGGGCTGGAGGAATTGCTCGGCCTGTGA